GTTCGAACGCGCTGCGGCAGCTCTACACTCCCAACGTCACCGCCGAGATCGCGGAGATGGACCTCGCGCCGCTGTTGACGGCGCGCTACGCCAGGCCAGAGTGACCGTTTGCCGCGCCCGGTAAACGCGGCGCCGCCTCCGCGCGGCTGTTTCGTCCCGCAAGGCATGTTAAAAAGACATCCATCCTGTTTCGGATGGATGTCTTCTCATTTGACCTCGTCTACATCCCCGGCGTGTACTTCTTCTCCCATTCCGTGATGGCGGCCTGGATGACCGCCCGCACTTCGGGGTCGGTCACTTCGCCCACGCCGGTGAATTTCTGTCTGCCCACCCAGACGTTTACAACGCCGCCGTACCCTTCCTCGAGACGGATATCGCGTCCGCCCAACGGGGAGGCGGCCAGGCGCGCTTGCAAGATTCGGTCAATTTGACCGACGATGCTGGTCGGTTCGGCCGCTTTCGCCTCCGCCGCCGGGATTGGCGCGGACGGGGCGGGCGCGGGAGGCCGGGCGGCGGGCGAAAGCGCTTCCATCATCGGCGTCCCGCCTGCCGCGGCAGGTTTGCCCTCAACCCACGGCCGGACGATGTTCAACAAGTGGATCAGTCGTTTCCGATCCGCGTCCGAAAGATGGACGCTCTTCAGGCGTTGACCGTCGAGGTCGAGCTGGGGGGCGTTGTCCTCGTCCAGCCAGAGGCGCAGGAGGCTTGTGCCAGGCAAAGCCGCGGGAGCGCGCGAGAGCGCCATCTGTTCGGCGTGGGCGATGCGGGCCGCGGCGCGTTCGGCGTCGCCGCGCGCCTGCTGCGCGATGATGTCGGCCCGGGCGCGCGCCTCCTCCAGTTTCTTGCGGGCGTCCAGGTTGGAGTTGAGATAGCCGAGCAGGGCGCCGAGTCCCAGGGCGAGGATAAGAGCCAACACCAGGAGCCAGACCGGCCATGTGATTGTGGCAATATCAAACTGGATCATACGGACCTCTTTTTCTGGCATTTGGGGCAGACGTGCGTCCCTCGCTGCCCGACTGCCAGTTTCACGATCTTCGTTCCGCACACCGGGCAGGGACTGCCCTGGCGGTCGTACACCCGAAAATAATTCTGGAACTCGCCGCCGCGATAGGCCCAGTCTATGGACGCGCCGTTACGGCGGATACCCTCCGTCAGCGCGGCGCGGATCGCCGCGTGCAGGCGTTCGGCCTGTTTCCTCGTCACCGAATCGGACGCGGCCTGCGGATGGAGTCGCGCCGCGTGCAGCGCCTCGTCCGTATAGATGTTGCCGAGGCCGGCGAGGAATCGCTGGTCGAGCAGGAGCGGCTTCAACTGGCGATGGCGGCGGCGCAGATTTTCGTGCAGCCAGGCGGGCGTGAACGCGTCCGAGAGCGGCTCCGGCCCGAGGTCCCCGACGACCGAGTCGGGGTCGTCGGTCAGCCAGACGCGGCCGAACTTCCGCGCGTCGTTGAAGACGAGGCCCCGCGTCCCCGTCCCGCGCGAGGCGAGACGCAGGATCAGTCGGTCGTGTTTTTCGGGTTTGTATCCGTCTTCCTTTATATACAAATCCCCGCTCATACGCAAGTGTACAAATAGGCTATAGTCGGAAAGCTGGAGATGGATGAATTTGGCGCGCCGCCCCACGCCGAGGACTCTTTGGCCGCGGATGCGTTCCCGAAATTGCCGCGCCGAGGGGAATGCCACTGTGCGCGCCCAGCGCGTTTCGGCGGCCGCGATCTCCGCGCCGACGAGGGCGGGACGCAGCGTTCGGACGATCGTCTCGACTTCGGGAAGTTCGGGCATGGCGGTTCAGCGGACGGTTTTGGACGCCGGGCGCTGGCTACTCGTTGAACATCTCGCCCACGCTCCGTCCCTCGTGCGCGCGGCGGATGACCTCTCCCAGCAGACCCGACACGGTGAGCACGGTGAGCCTGCCTTCGAGGATCTTCATTTTTTCCGCCGAGATGGGGATGGTGTCGGTGGTGATGATGTGCTTGATGGGCAGGGAGGCGAGACGGTCCGCGCCGTCCTGGGAAAGGACGGGGTGGATGAACGACAGGTACGCGTCCCGCGCGCCGTTTTCCTTGACGAGGCGCACGGCCTGCGCGATGGAGCCGCCCGTGTCCACCTCGTCGTCCACGATGATCACGTCGCGGTCTTTCACGTCGCCGATCAGGGTCAACGCTTCGGCTTTGGCGTCGTTGCTGACGCGCCGCTTCTCGATGAAGGCGATGGGCGTGTTCAGGTCGGCGGCGTAGTTGCGTCCCTTTTTGGCGAAGCCGAGGTCTACCGCGACCACCACCGGGTCTTTGAGATGCGGACGGATGTGCGCGTTGATGTGACCGGTCAACAGGGAGGAGGAGGTCAGCACGTCGCCGGGGACGGAGAAGAAGCCCTGCACCTGTCCGGCGTGCGGGTCGAGGGTCATGTAGCGGTCCGCGCCGGCCACCTCGATCATGTCCGCGATCAGCCGCGCGGTGATGGGGACGCGCGGCTGGTCTTTTTTGTCCGAGCGGCCGTAGCAGAGATACGGCACGACCGCCGTGATGCGCGCCGCCGAATCCAGCCGCAGGGTCTGGATCATAATGAGCAGTTCCATCAGGTTGCGATGGACGGGCGAGGCCGTGCTTTGGATGACGTACACATCCTGGCCGCGCACGCTGCTGTGTAATTTGATGAACAGGTTTTCGTTGGGGAACTCGACCACGTCGCGCCCGCACAGGGGGCTGTTGAGGTACTCGGAAATTTTTCCCGCCAGTTCGGGCGAACCCGTCCCCGCGTATAACTTGATGTCCCCGTACACTTTCATTTCATGCCGACGATGTTGACTCATGGATTCTCCTTTTTTCGTCCTTCCCATTCTCTTCGCAAAACGCTCATGAAGTGGAGGTCGCCGTATTTGCCGCGCTTGAAGACGGCCTCGCGCATCGTCCCCTCATGCACGAAGCCCGCTTTCTCATAGGAACGGACGGCGCGGAGATTATCGGCGTACACTCTCAAAAAAACGCGGTTCAGATTCAACGTCTCGAAGCCGTGGCGCAAAAGCAGGTTCAACGCCTCGGTCCCGAAGCCCCGGTTCCAGGCCGACTTGTCGCCGATCATAATGCCGACTTCGCCCGAGCCCGCCACATGGTCAACGCTGAAGAGGCCGCCGTTGCCGATCAGCCGCCAGCCTTCGCCGTCGCGCATTTCGATGGCGAGCGGTTTCTCCTCGGGCTCGCGCTTGGCGAGATTCTCGAACCAGGTCTCCTCGTCGCGCAGGGACATCGGCAGGAACAGCGAGAGTCCCAGCGTCACTTCGGGATCGTTGACCCATTCGTGGAATTTCGGGACGTCCTCGCGCTCCACCGCCCGCAGGCGGACGCGCTCTCCATAGATGACGCTCACTTGCGCCTCCCGTCCGTCAAAAGTTGCGCCGCCTCCCAGGGCGAGAGACGATGCGTGAAGACCTGCTCCAGCGCGGACTCGAACTTCCCATCGGGGACTTCGGCCCGGAACCGCGCCATCAACGCCTCGCGCAGCAACGCCTCCACCTCGGACCTGAGGCGGGCGCGCTCTCGAACGGCCCATTCCCCGCTCGCGCGTAGATACGCCGCGTGCTTCTCGATGTGCGCGACAAGTTCGTCAACGCCCGCGCCCTCCGTCGCCACCGTCCGCTGGATGGGCGGAACCCAGCGTCTCGATTCCGTTTTCGCGGGCGCGTCCGCTTTCATCGTCGTCCCGTGATGGCGGACGACGAAGCGTTTCGGGTTCGCCAGATCGAGCATGGATTTGAGCGCCCTGACCGTGTTTTCCGCCTCGGGACGGTCGGCCTTGTTGACGACCAGCACGTCCGCGATCTCCAAAATCCCCGCTTTGATGGCCTGGATGTCGTCGCCGAGGCCGGGCGCGTCCACCACAATGGTGGTATGCGCGAGGCGGACGATGTCCACTTCGTTTTGTCCCGCGCCGACGGTTTCGATCATCGCCGCGTCGAAGCCGGCCGCGTCGAAGACCTGCGTCATCGCCGCCGTGGACTGGGCCAGCCCGCCGAGCGAGCCGCGCGAGGCCATCGAGCGGATGAAGACGCCCGCGTCGCCCGCCAGGTCTCTCATGCGGACGCGGTCGCCCAGCACGGCGCCGCCCGTGAACGGGCTGGACGGGTCCACCGCGAGGATGGCGACGCGCTTCCCGCTGCGGCGATAGGCGAGGGCCAGTTGATTCACCAGCGACGATTTCCCCGTCCCCGGCGCGCCGGTCACGCCGACGAGGTGCGCCCGCCCGGTCCGCGAAAAAAGCGCGGCCAGCGCGGCGCGTCCCTCGGCGGAATCGTTTTCCACCTGCGTCAGCAGGCGCGCCAGCGCGAGGCGGTCGCCGTTCAAGACGGATTCTGCCAAAGTCATTGCCGCGTCCCTACGCGCTGCTCGCGAACCGTACCGTCAGACCTGCGGTCACTTCACGGCCTCGCGGACGTCGCGGACGATATCTTCGGTGGACGCGCCGGGGCCGTAGATGCCTCCCACGCCCAATTCCTTCAAGCGGGATACGTCTTCGTCGGGGACGATGCCGCCGAGGAAGACTTTCACGCGTTCCTGACCGTTAGCCTTGAGCAGTTCCAGCACGCGCGGGACCAGCGCCATATGCGCGCCGGAGAGGATCGAAAGCCCCACCACGTCCACGTCTTCCTGCAAAGCGGCTTCCGCGATCATTTCGGGAGTCTGCCGCAGGCCGGTGTAAACGACTTCCATCCCCGCGTCGCGCAGGGCGCGCGCCACCACTTTCGCGCCGCGGTCATGCCCGTCCAGGCCGGGCTTGGCAACCAGCACACGAATCTTTTGTTCTGTCATTGCGCCTCCGGGAGAGTTTTTCGATGGAATTATACTATGGGAATTTTGACGGGCGTCATCCCCCGACACTTAAACCAAACACCGCCTTTCGGCGGTGTTGACAGCGCCCCCGCGCGGACTCGAACCGCGCTCTTCGGCTCCGGAGGCCGACACTCTGTCCACTGAGCTACGGGGGCTGGCGCAGGAATTGTACCTCATGGCGGAGCAAATTGGCAATTTGAGGCGTTTGCACCTTGAAGACCTTCTCGATTTTTTTACACAGCAACGGGCAGCAACTTGTAGACTCGCGCAAGACGAGATGCAGACTCGATGTCTTTTCGTTTGAGAGCCTCGCGAACGTCGTCGAGCTTGGCTGCATCCGATACGGAAAGATAGGGAGACCAATCGTTTTCTGCATAAATTAAGTCAATGTCCACTTCCGCAACATATTCGTCCACATGGACAAGTTTGGTGATCGGTCGGTTTGTCATTTTACTCTCCTCATAAAATCAGAAGACCAGCGTCTTGGATCAGGGCGATAAGCGGTTATAACGACAGCAGGCGTTGAAGCCTCTTTGGGAATACCCCAGACAACATGAATGGGATTTCCATGATGGTCCTTTTGAAGAACTAAAACGCACGGTCCTTTGGCATAATCGGGATAGTCCTCAATGATGATCGCATCAGCGACTCCCGTCAGGATATCCCGCGCAAGAATGTCATCTTGAGCCAACTCATCGTATCCGTGAGCGGATATCAGAATTTGTTTCTGCTCGATAAGTTTTAGAACCTTCTGGAATGTCTGGCTCATAGGAAAGATTATACAGCAAACTTCTTATAACCGCCCTTCAATCGCTTTCCTCAACTCCTCCTGCACAGACTGCCAATCACGGGAGGCGTCCACCACGCGCCAGCGGACGGGGTCCTGCCCCGCCATCTCCAGATATCCCGCGCGGACGCGGCGGTGGAAGTCCACGGTGTAGGCGTCGAGACGGTTCCACTCGTCCGCCTTTTGCTTGCGCTTTAGTCCGATCTCCACGTCCACGTCGAGCAGGATCGTCAGGTCGGGGACGAGTCCGCCGGTGGCGTAGTGGACCAGCGCCCGCACCTGCTCCAGCTCCTGCTGGTGTCCGTAGCCCTGGTAGGCCAGCGTCGAATCGTAGTAGCGGTCGGAGAGAACGATCTCGCCCAGCGCCAGCCGCGGGCGGATGACCTGCTCCACGAACTGCGCCCGCGCCGCCTGGTAGAGCAGCGTCTCTGTGCGGGGATGCATCTCCGTGTTTTTCAGGTCATGCAAAATCTCGCGGATCTGCTCGCCGATGGACGTCCCGCCCGGTTCGCGCGTCGGGAAGATGACGCGTCCGCGCTCGCGAAAATATTCCACGAGGTAGGGGATGTGACTGGTCTTGCCAGAACCTTCTGGACCTTCGAGGGTGATGAACATGGTGATGAAGAGAGTAGAGAAAAGAGAACAGGGAGCAGTGAATCGAGAGCAGAGAGCCGCGTCAGAAGACACTGCTCTCTGCTCTCCAGTCATCTACTCTCTAAAAATCCTCACGTGCCTGCGCGGTTCCTTCCCGTACGAGTGGCTCACCAACTCCGCGCTGCGCGCCATCTCGTGTTGGAGTCTCCGCACGAGCGAGGGACCAGGCGGCAGGTCTACCCAGCGCTCGCCGTTGAGGACGGCGGCGATGGCGGCCTGCGTCTGGTCGCGGACGTTGTCGAGTTCGCTGCTTCGGGCGGTCACGCCTTCGGACGGCAGGTTGAACAGGTCGCCCATGAACTGGTCCACTTGCGCGACGGTGTTGGCGCGCAGCACATAGATGGGCATGCCGCGCGCTTCGGCGTCCATGATGGTGGCCTGGCGGTCGCGGTAGTAGGCGCGCAGGGTGACGAGCGCGTCGGCCTCGTCCACATCGCGGACGATGACGGCCGGCACGCCGAACCGTTTGGCGGCCTGCTGCAGGCGGTTGCGCGCCACGCCGTACGGATAGACGCGGACGGTCTTCATCGCCAGCGCGGAGGCAGGGGCGGCGGGCGCGGAGTCGACGCGCGAGGCGGGACGCGTCTCCTCGACGGCCGCGGCCGGTTGACGTCCCGTCGAAGATCCCGACGTTTTTCCGGGACGGCGAGGCGTGGGTTTCGTCGGCTCTTTCGCGTCCAGTCTGAACCCGGGGGCGGGCGCGGCCTTCTCGATCTTGATCTGCCCCTCGGGGTCGCGCGTGCGGATTTCGGGCGGCAGCGGGAAGCCGCGCAGGAGCGCGTCGACCGAGGCCATGATATCGGTGTGGACGGCGAAGCGGTCGCGGGTCTGGATCTCGACGAGGACGTCGAAGGTGGGCGGGGCGCGTCGTTCCAGCACCGTCTTCTGCGTCCCGCGGCGGCGCGCTTCCTCGTCGGAGAGGGTCACCGCTTCGATGCCGCCGACGAGGTCGGAGAGGGTCGGGTTCAGCAGCAGGTTGTCGAGCGTGTTGCCGTGCGCCGTGCCGATGAGTTGGACGCCGCGCTCGGCGATGGTGCGCGCCGCCAGGGTTTCGAGTTCTCGGCCGATCTCGTCAATGACGATGACTTCGGGGTTGTGGTTTTCCACCGCCTCGATCATC
This DNA window, taken from Candidatus Denitrolinea symbiosum, encodes the following:
- a CDS encoding DNA-formamidopyrimidine glycosylase, whose protein sequence is MPELPEVETIVRTLRPALVGAEIAAAETRWARTVAFPSARQFRERIRGQRVLGVGRRAKFIHLQLSDYSLFVHLRMSGDLYIKEDGYKPEKHDRLILRLASRGTGTRGLVFNDARKFGRVWLTDDPDSVVGDLGPEPLSDAFTPAWLHENLRRRHRQLKPLLLDQRFLAGLGNIYTDEALHAARLHPQAASDSVTRKQAERLHAAIRAALTEGIRRNGASIDWAYRGGEFQNYFRVYDRQGSPCPVCGTKIVKLAVGQRGTHVCPKCQKKRSV
- a CDS encoding ribose-phosphate diphosphokinase, producing the protein MSQHRRHEMKVYGDIKLYAGTGSPELAGKISEYLNSPLCGRDVVEFPNENLFIKLHSSVRGQDVYVIQSTASPVHRNLMELLIMIQTLRLDSAARITAVVPYLCYGRSDKKDQPRVPITARLIADMIEVAGADRYMTLDPHAGQVQGFFSVPGDVLTSSSLLTGHINAHIRPHLKDPVVVAVDLGFAKKGRNYAADLNTPIAFIEKRRVSNDAKAEALTLIGDVKDRDVIIVDDEVDTGGSIAQAVRLVKENGARDAYLSFIHPVLSQDGADRLASLPIKHIITTDTIPISAEKMKILEGRLTVLTVSGLLGEVIRRAHEGRSVGEMFNE
- a CDS encoding N-acetyltransferase, which produces MSVIYGERVRLRAVEREDVPKFHEWVNDPEVTLGLSLFLPMSLRDEETWFENLAKREPEEKPLAIEMRDGEGWRLIGNGGLFSVDHVAGSGEVGIMIGDKSAWNRGFGTEALNLLLRHGFETLNLNRVFLRVYADNLRAVRSYEKAGFVHEGTMREAVFKRGKYGDLHFMSVLRREWEGRKKENP
- a CDS encoding methylmalonyl Co-A mutase-associated GTPase MeaB; the encoded protein is MTLAESVLNGDRLALARLLTQVENDSAEGRAALAALFSRTGRAHLVGVTGAPGTGKSSLVNQLALAYRRSGKRVAILAVDPSSPFTGGAVLGDRVRMRDLAGDAGVFIRSMASRGSLGGLAQSTAAMTQVFDAAGFDAAMIETVGAGQNEVDIVRLAHTTIVVDAPGLGDDIQAIKAGILEIADVLVVNKADRPEAENTVRALKSMLDLANPKRFVVRHHGTTMKADAPAKTESRRWVPPIQRTVATEGAGVDELVAHIEKHAAYLRASGEWAVRERARLRSEVEALLREALMARFRAEVPDGKFESALEQVFTHRLSPWEAAQLLTDGRRK
- a CDS encoding methylmalonyl-CoA mutase — protein: MTEQKIRVLVAKPGLDGHDRGAKVVARALRDAGMEVVYTGLRQTPEMIAEAALQEDVDVVGLSILSGAHMALVPRVLELLKANGQERVKVFLGGIVPDEDVSRLKELGVGGIYGPGASTEDIVRDVREAVK
- a CDS encoding dTMP kinase, producing the protein MFITLEGPEGSGKTSHIPYLVEYFRERGRVIFPTREPGGTSIGEQIREILHDLKNTEMHPRTETLLYQAARAQFVEQVIRPRLALGEIVLSDRYYDSTLAYQGYGHQQELEQVRALVHYATGGLVPDLTILLDVDVEIGLKRKQKADEWNRLDAYTVDFHRRVRAGYLEMAGQDPVRWRVVDASRDWQSVQEELRKAIEGRL
- a CDS encoding AAA family ATPase, whose protein sequence is MDQKRITDDLDALLDILPATVRHAVEKANDSENLLEIILDLGRVPTARFVDREIILREAEVTRAEIDYVDERVGEFDADNRAGLERTLHRLSAIRNRRDAVVGLTLRVGRAVYGTIDIIEDIVNSGKSLLILGRPGVGKTTLLREAARILAETKRVVIVDTSNEIGGDGDVPHPAVGKARRMQVKAPTLQHEVMIEAVENHNPEVIVIDEIGRELETLAARTIAERGVQLIGTAHGNTLDNLLLNPTLSDLVGGIEAVTLSDEEARRRGTQKTVLERRAPPTFDVLVEIQTRDRFAVHTDIMASVDALLRGFPLPPEIRTRDPEGQIKIEKAAPAPGFRLDAKEPTKPTPRRPGKTSGSSTGRQPAAAVEETRPASRVDSAPAAPASALAMKTVRVYPYGVARNRLQQAAKRFGVPAVIVRDVDEADALVTLRAYYRDRQATIMDAEARGMPIYVLRANTVAQVDQFMGDLFNLPSEGVTARSSELDNVRDQTQAAIAAVLNGERWVDLPPGPSLVRRLQHEMARSAELVSHSYGKEPRRHVRIFRE